One window from the genome of Salvia splendens isolate huo1 chromosome 9, SspV2, whole genome shotgun sequence encodes:
- the LOC121748319 gene encoding subtilisin-like protease SBT1.6: MASTAINLTLCLSLLLFTQIYADQTAKTYIIRVDSSSKPSVFPTHYHWYTSEFTEPAAILHVYDTVFHGFSAVLTHFQASSVLKHPSVLSAFEDRRRQLHTTRSPQFVGLRNQRGLWSESDYGSDVIIGVFDTGIWPERRSFSDLNLGPVPKRWRGTCDAGVRFNLRNCNRKIVGARFFDKGHQAASGFGGFVGGINETIEFRSPRDADGHGTHTASTAAGRYAFKASMEGYAAGIAKGVAPKARLAVYKVCWKEAGCFDSDILAAFDAAVNDGVDVISISIGGGEGISSPYYLDPIAIGAYGAVSRGIFVSSSAGNEGPNGMSVTNLAPWLTTVGAGTIDRDFPADVILSDGRKFSGVSLYSGVPLNGKMHPLIYPGKSGVLSASLCMENSLDPIEVRGKIVICDRGSNPRVAKGLVVKKAGGVGMILTNGVSNGEGLVGDAHLIPACAVGSAEGDEIKTYLASNPAATATISFRGTVIGIKPAPVVASFSSRGPNGLNPEILKPDLIAPGVNILAAWTDAVGPTGLDSDNRRSEFNILSGTSMSCPHVSGAAALLKSAHPDWSPAAIRSAMMTTASLTDNSGNPMLDESSNKHATPYDFGAGHMNLDRAMDPGLVYDMTNEDYVNFLCAIEYGPKTIQVITRTPVNCPMRKPSPGNLNYPSIAALFPSGESGVSSKTFFRMVTNVGEEANAVYRVKIEPPKGVRVSVKPWKLVFSETVKKLGYYVTVTIDSKNLVLDDSGAVFGALSWMDGKHVVRSPIVVTQIEPL, translated from the coding sequence ATGGCTTCCACTGCCATAAATCTCACTCTCTGTCTCTCTTTGCTCCTCTTCACCCAAATCTACGCCGATCAGACGGCTAAAACTTACATCATCCGAGTCGACAGCTCATCGAAGCCGTCCGTTTTCCCAACTCACTACCATTGGTACACATCGGAGTTCACTGAACCCGCAGCCATTCTCCACGTATACGACACCGTTTTCCACGGCTTCTCCGCCGTGCTAACTCACTTCCAGGCCTCATCCGTCCTCAAGCACCCCTCCGTCCTCTCCGCATTCGAGGACCGCCGCCGCCAGCTCCACACAACTCGCTCGCCGCAGTTCGTCGGCCTCCGGAACCAGCGTGGGCTGTGGTCGGAGTCCGATTACGGCTCGGATGTGATAATTGGGGTTTTCGACACCGGAATTTGGCCGGAGAGGAGGAGTTTCTCCGATCTGAACCTAGGCCCTGTGCCGAAGCGGTGGAGAGGCACGTGCGACGCTGGTGTGAGGTTCAATCTGAGGAATTGCAATCGGAAAATCGTCGGAGCTAGGTTCTTTGACAAAGGACACCAAGCGGCGTCCGGATTTGGGGGATTTGTCGGTGGAATCAACGAGACGATCGAATTCAGGTCGCCGAGAGACGCCGACGGCCATGGAACGCACACCGCCTCCACCGCGGCGGGGAGATATGCTTTCAAAGCGAGTATGGAGGGTTACGCCGCCGGAATAGCGAAAGGAGTCGCGCCGAAGGCGCGCCTCGCTGTCTACAAGGTGTGCTGGAAGGAAGCGGGATGCTTCGATTCCGATATCCTTGCAGCGTTCGACGCCGCTGTGAACGACGGCGTGGATGTAATTTCAATCTCAATCGGCGGCGGCGAGGGGATATCCTCCCCTTATTATCTCGACCCAATCGCAATTGGAGCATACGGCGCCGTTTCAAGGGGCATTTTCGTCTCTTCCTCAGCTGGAAACGAAGGCCCTAACGGAATGTCGGTGACTAACCTCGCCCCCTGGCTTACCACCGTCGGCGCCGGTACAATTGATCGTGATTTTCCCGCTGACGTTATCCTCAGCGATGGGAGAAAATTCTCTGGTGTTTCTCTTTACTCCGGTGTGCCGCTCAACGGCAAAATGCATCCATTAATTTACCCTGGAAAATCAGGAGTGCTCTCTGCTTCACTTTGCATGGAAAATTCACTCGATCCAATCGAAGTTAGGGGGAAAATCGTCATCTGCGACCGCGGCAGCAACCCTCGCGTGGCCAAGGGATTGGTCGTTAAGAAGGCCGGCGGCGTCGGTATGATTCTCACCAACGGAGTGTCCAACGGCGAGGGTTTAGTCGGCGACGCCCATTTAATCCCGGCCTGCGCCGTGGGCTCCGCCGAGGGCGACGAGATTAAGACTTACTTAGCTTCGAATCCAGCTGCCACCGCCACGATCAGCTTCCGCGGCACGGTCATCGGAATCAAGCCAGCTCCGGTTGTGGCGTCGTTTTCATCCCGTGGGCCGAATGGGCTGAACCCGGAGATTCTCAAGCCCGATTTGATCGCCCCAGGAGTGAACATTCTGGCGGCCTGGACCGACGCCGTCGGCCCAACCGGGCTGGACTCCGACAACCGGAGGTCCGAGTTCAACATCCTCTCAGGGACCTCCATGTCTTGCCCTCATGTGAGCGGTGCAGCGGCCTTGCTGAAATCGGCCCACCCTGATTGGAGTCCGGCCGCCATCCGGTCTGCCATGATGACAACGGCGAGTTTGACCGACAACTCCGGCAACCCAATGCTCGATGAATCGAGCAATAAACACGCCACGCCCTACGACTTTGGTGCTGGCCATATGAATCTTGATCGTGCTATGGATCCCGGATTGGTGTACGATATGACAAATGAGGATTACGTCAATTTCTTGTGTGCGATCGAGTATGGGCCGAAGACGATTCAGGTGATCACCCGGACGCCGGTGAATTGTCCGATGAGGAAGCCGTCGCCCGGGAATCTGAACTACCCCTCAATCGCGGCTCTGTTCCCGAGTGGGGAGAGTGGTGTTTCGAGCAAGACGTTCTTTAGAATGGTGACGAATGTTGGGGAGGAGGCGAACGCGGTGTATAGAGTTAAAATCGAGCCTCCGAAGGGCGTTAGGGTTAGCGTGAAGCCATGGAAGCTTGTGTTTTCGGAGACGGTGAAGAAGCTAGGTTACTATGTTACTGTAACTATTGATAGCAAGAATTTGGTGTTAGATGATTCGGGTGCTGTGTTTGGGGCTCTTTCTTGGATGGATGGGAAGCATGTGGTGAGAAGCCCCATTGTTGTCACTCAAATCGAACCTTTGTGA
- the LOC121748477 gene encoding protein EARLY-RESPONSIVE TO DEHYDRATION 7, chloroplastic-like, whose amino-acid sequence MSSSRSSLYPQVDQTNPESNSQFTPKNSSSSMYPTIQMNELAENLFPDTDDEKAAPAEFDSFEQVLVTIPGSIVHLIDKERSVELASGDFSVVQLLQGGNAVAALARVGEQIQWPLARDEAAVKLDDSHYFFSLRVPAAANDGEGGGGEDLLNYGLTIAAKGQEDKVRELDGVLEKFSAFKVEKAAAVVEQGWWGAVAREVSPEEMKGEKKEEVEKSAAAYWTTLAPNVEEYSGSVAKLIAAGSGQLVRGILWCGDVTVDRLKWGNEFLTKRMGKGSSSEISPQALRRLKRVKQMTKMSEKVATGLLSGVVKVSGFFTSSVVNSAVGKKFFSLLPGEIILASLDGFNKVFDAVEVSGKNVMSTTSVVTTKLVSQKYGEQAAEATHDGLGAAGHAIGTAWTVFKLRKALNPKSALKPTAFVKAAAAEANAAKLKDKQKK is encoded by the exons ATGTCTTCGTCGCGCAGTTCTCTCTACCCTCAAGTTGATCAAACCAATCCAGAATCTAACTCTCAATTCACCCCCAAAAACTCTTCCTCATCCATGTATCCAACAATCCAGATGAACGAATTAGCCGAAAACCTATTCCCAGATACCGACGATGAAAAAGCCGCCCCCGCTGAATTCGACTCCTTCGAGCAAGTCCTCGTCACGATCCCCGGTTCAATCGTCCACTTAATCGATAAGGAACGCAGCGTCGAGCTCGCTTCTGGCGATTTCTCGGTGGTGCAGCTCCTTCAGGGCGGCAACGCCGTTGCCGCGCTCGCCCGCGTCGGGGAGCAGATCCAGTGGCCCCTCGCGCGGGACGAGGCCGCGGTCAAGCTCGACGATTCGCATTACTTCTTCAGCCTCAGAGTCCCCGCCGCTGCTAACGACGGcgaaggcggcggcggcgaagaTCTGTTGAATTACGGATTGACGATTGCGGCGAAGGGGCAGGAGGATAAGGTGCGGGAGCTGGACGGGGTGCTGGAGAAATTCAGCGCGTTTAAGGTGGAGaaagcggcggcggtggtggagcAGGGGTGGTGGGGGGCGGTGGCGCGGGAGGTGTCGCCGGAGGAGATGAAGGGGGAGAAGAAGGAGGAGGTGGAGAAGAGCGCCGCCGCGTATTGGACGACGCTGGCGCCGAATGTGGAGGAGTACAGCGGGAGCGTGGCGAAGCTGATCGCGGCCGGGTCGGGGCAGCTGGTGAGGGGGATTTTGTGGTGTGGAGATGTCACTGTCGATAGGCTCAAATGGGGGAATGAATTCTTGACTAAGAGAATGGGGAAAGGCTCAAGCTCTGAGATTAGCCCTCAAGCTTTGAGGAGATTAAAGAG GGTGAAGCAGATGACGAAGATGTCGGAGAAGGTTGCAACCGGGCTGCTCTCGGGGGTTGTGAAGGTCTCTGGTTTCTTTACTAGTTCAGTTGTGAATTCTGCAGTGGGGAAGAAATTCTTCAGCCTTCTTCCTGGAGAGATCATTCTTGCTTCCTTGGATGGATTCA ATAAGGTTTTTGATGCCGTGGAGGTTTCTGGGAAGAATGTGATGTCGACTACATCAGTCGTTACAACAAAGCTCGTCTCACAAAA ATATGGAGAGCAGGCAGCGGAGGCAACCCATGATGGGCTGGGCGCTGCAGGCCACGCCATTGGGACGGCATGGACTGTGTTCAAGTTAAGGAAAGCTCTCAACCCGAAAAGCGCCTTGAAACCTACAGCTTTTGTCAAGGCTGCAGCCGCCGAGGCTAATGCTGCTAAGTTGAAGGATAAACAGAAGAAATGA
- the LOC121749219 gene encoding uncharacterized protein LOC121749219 → MNHDHDRSSSEDGSPILTRALNAVVHDAMVECLAIMQREEAATAAEEQIPRPIRPRKFVRRDHAAAHECLVADYFADQPRWGPAVFRRLFRMPRYLFLNIVQTLESCDEYLKYREDGIGRPGLMPLQKCTVAIR, encoded by the coding sequence atgaaccacgaccaCGACAGGAGTTCCTCGGAGGACGGTAGTCCGATCTTGACTCGAGCCTTAAATGCAGTCGTGCACGACGCAATGGTGGAATGCTTAGCCATAATGCAACGCGAGGaggcggcgacggcggcggaggAGCAGATCCCCAGGCCTATTCGACCTCGGAAGTTTGTCCGACGCGATCACGCCGCAGCTCACGAATGTCtagttgcagactattttgccgaccaaccacggtggggcccggCTGTTTTCCGTCGTCTGTTTAGGATGcctcgttacctttttctcaacATTGTCCAGACGTTGGAGTCCTGTGATGAATACCTcaagtatcgggaagatggcatcggcagacccgggCTTATgccgttgcaaaagtgcacagTTGCAATCCGctag